The sequence ACCGCCGAACTGCCAGCGCATGGCCGACAGCAGGCGGTCGGCGAAGTCCGCCTCGCCGCGCGAGTCGAAGCGGCCATACAGCGCGGCGGAAATTACCGGCATGGGGACTGCCGTGTCGATGCCGGCCTTGAGCGTCCAGCGGCCCTCGCCGGAATCGGCCACGCGGCCCTCGAACCCTTGCAGGCCGGGATCGTCGCCCAGCGCCGCGGCGGTCAGGTCGAGCAGCCAGGAGCCGACGACGCTGCCGCGCCGCCACAGTTCGGCGATGGCCGGCAGGTCGAAGCGGTAACGGTAGCGCTCGGCGTGCTCGGTGCTGGCGTCCGGCGCCAGGCCGGCCCCGGCGTGCTGCAACAGGTTGAAGCCCTCGGCGTAAGCCGCCATCAGGCCGTATTCGATGCCGTTGTGCACCATCTTGACGAAATGGCCGGCGCCGGACGGTCCGCAGTGCAGGTAGCCGTCCGCGGCGCTGCCAGTCGCCTCGACCTTTGGCGCAATGCCGGACCGCCCCGGCGCCAGGGTTTCGAGCAGCGGTTTGAGGCGATCCACGGCCGCCGCTGGGCCGCCGAGCATCAGGCAGTAGCCGCGCTCCAGCCCCCACACACCGCCGCTGACGCCGGCGTCGACGAAGTCGATGTCGGCCGAGCGCAGCGCCTGTGCCCGGCGAATGGCGGCCTCGAACGGCGAGTTGCCGCCGTCGACGATGCAGTCGCCTGCCGTCAGCAGGGACGCCAGCGCGGTGACGGTTTCTTCCACCGCGCCCGCCGGCAGCATGATCCACACCGTGCGCGGCAGCGTCAGTTTTTCAACCAGTCCCGCCAGGGATGAGGCCGCGACTGCGCCCAGCGCGACGAGTTCCTGCGCCGCTGCCGGGTTGCGGTCGAACACCACACACTGATGGCCGCCGGCGAGTAGCCGGCGGACCATGTTGGCGCCCATCCGGCCCAGGCCGATCATGCCGATTTGCATTGGTCATTTCCCACTGTTGAGGCAGTCCACGCCGGTCTGACCGACGTTGCGGGCCGTCCGTGACGACGGCTTAGACCAGCCGTGATGCCCTTCGGCGGTGATGCTGCCACGGCTCGCCGACGCCGGCGTTGCAGGACGGCGGCGGGCGCTTAAAAGGCCTTGGACCAGGTGTCCAGTCCCGGCAACACCGCGTGTGTAAACCATCCTCAGTGCGCGTTGCGGGCCGGGGGTGACCTGAACAGCAGCAGGCACAGCGTGATGAACGCCAGCAGCACAGCGCTGGCGGCAAAGCGATCCAGGCCGAGCCCACCGCTGGCCAGCGGTTTGTCCAGGAAGTCGCCGACCACGGCGCCGAGCGGGCGGGTCACCACGAAGGCCGACCAGAACAGCACGGTGTGCGACAGCCGCGTCCAGCGGTAGGCGCCGGCCAGCGCGATCAGCAGACCACCGAACAGCGCCATGGCGCCCAGGTACCCCAGACCCGCGGTGTCAGCGGTCCAGTCGCCCAGTGCCGTGCCCAGCGTTTGCGACAGCATGATGGTGAGCCAGTAAAACGCCTCCGCCGCGGGTGTGCCGACCGAACTGATGGTCACCGTGCCGAGCGTGCGCCGCCAGGTGGCGAGCGAGGCGATCAGCAGCAGCGCCAGCAGCAGGCTGCCGCCCGGATAGCCGATGCCCAGCGAGCGGGTGGCGAAGTCGGCCAGCGTCGTGCCCAGCATGGTGCTGGCGATCAGGGCGCTCCAGTACAGGGCCGGATGAAAGCGCCGGGCGACCGTCTGCGCGACTACGCCGGCCGCGAACACCACGGCGAAGATGCCGGTGGCGGCCAGATACCCCAGACCCAGCGACATGGACAGTGCGTCGCCGCCGGTCTCGCCCAGCGTGGTGGCGGCGATCTTGACCACCCAGAACAGCAGCGTGACTTCGGGCACCTTGCTCATGCGCGATATCGGCCAGAAAGCACCACGGGCGCCCGTGGCCGGCTGCCGCTGCGGGGCGGCCCAGGGACATTGGCAGACGGCCAGTTAACGCGGCGTCAAGGCGGCGTGAAGAATGCGTTACGGCCTGAGACGCACCGGTCACATCGCGGATGGTTGGGGGTAGATGCGTGTCGCACCCTTCCGGGAAACGGCCGGCAGCCAGCATGGCGTAACCGTGGCGGCGGAGCAGTGCCGCCGATGTCGCCGTCACGGTGCGCGATCGGCGGTGGGGGTCGAGCAGTCGGCGGCAAGCGTCAGTATTTGCGCGCTGCGCCGGCGCTTGAGGTACGGAGTGAAGCGCTCGCTGGCGCAGCGTTCGATGCCTTCCGGCAGCGCCGGCAGGCGCGCGTCTTCCATGACCAGCCGCACTGGGCCATGCGCCGCCTGCGCGCGCAGCCCGGCGGCGTCGACCACCGGAATCGGTGCGCCGTAGTAGTAGAGCAGCCGCGCATCGACCGGCGCGAGGCTGAGCACTGGGCCGGGACTGGCGCGCAGCGCCGCGGCCAGTTCGCCGAGACCCGTGTAGCGGTAGCGGTACAGCCGCGCCTCGCCGAAGGCGTAATAGCCGGCCCAGCCGACTGTCAGCAGCAGGCCGCCCAGGGCGATGACCTGCCAGCGCCGTCGCGACACGGCAGCGAAATCGGCCAGGCGCACGCCGATCAGTACGGCGGCGGCCGGATAGGCCGGCAGCAGGTACTTGGCGTGCTTGTTGGCCAGCAGCGACAACACCAGCAGCGGCAGCAGCAGGCCGGACAGATGCAGCCGGCCGGCCGGTGTGGCCCGCCAGACCCGCCAGCTGGCCCGCGGCGTGGCCAGCACGATCAGGCTCAGCGGCGCAAAGTCGCCCAGCAGCCACAGCAGGTAATTCCATGGCGGATCGAAGGCCATGCCATAGGCCTTGCCGGCCAGATCGGTGGCCGCCACCGGCGCCCACACCGCCGCGCCGAGCTTGGCCGTCACCAGCGCATACCAGGGCAGGGCAATCAGCAGCGCCAGCGCCCAGCCGCGCCAGTGGCCGAGCGCGTCGAGCGCCGCCCGCTGGCGGTGAAACAGGTAATGGCCAAGCAGCGGCGCCGGAAAGAACAGCAAGGCCACCGGCCCTTTGGTCAGCAGCGCCAGGCCCAGCAGCGCGTAGGCCAGATCCAGCCAGTGCCGGCGCCGATCGCTGAGCAGCCAATGGCTGGCTGCCAGCCAGGCGCCGCCGGCCAGCGCCGCGAACAGCATGTCGATCTCGGCGCGCCGGGCGAACATGCTGAAGCCCACGTTGCACAGCAGCGCCAGCACGGCAAAAGCCGCCGCCCATGAAGCGGTCGGCGTCTGGCGGCGCACGGCGCCATGCAATCCGGCCAGCAGCGCCAGCGCCGCCAGCGCCGAGGGCAGGCGCACCGCCCAGGCGTCGGCGGCGCCGCGCAGGTGGGCCACAGCCAGGCCCAGCCAGTAGTGCAGCGGCGGCTTGTCAACGTACACCGCGTCGTTCAGGCGCGGCACCAGCCAGTCGCCGCTGGCGTGCATGGTCTGGATCACCGCCGCGCGGCGGCCCTCGTTTTCCGACAGCAGCGGCAAGGCGCCGAGCCGCCACAGCAGCACGGCCAGCGCGAGCAGGGCGACGGTCGCGCCGTAGCGGCGCGCCGGTTGGGTGATCAGGGTCGGTTCAGCCGCCACAGGCTCAGCTTGGGTTGGATGAGGAGGGCCTCGGCCTGCCAGCCGGGCGGTGGATCGAAGCGCTCGCCGGGCGCGAACAGGTACAGCGTGCCGCGCGCCGGCAAGTGTGCCGCCAGGTCGCCGGGCTCGACCGTCGGCACCAGCGCCTGCGCATAAAAGGCCAGTTCCACCTCGCGCAGGCCGAGCGCCAGCAGCGGCGCCCGGCCACGCGCGGCCTGGCCGGCCGCGCGCAGTTGCGCTGCAGTATCCGCATGGCGCGATAGGCCATAGGCTTCGCCCAGCCGGAAGGCACCCGTCATGACCACCGCCAGCAGCAGGGCGCCGGTCATGGCCTGCCGCCGACCGAGCCAGAGCAGGGCCACGCCGGCCAGCAGCGGCGCCAGCAGATAGCGCGCTCCGAGCAGCCAGGCGAAATAGCCGCCGGCGGCCAGCAGCAGGGCCGCGAAGCCATAGGCGGCCGCTTGCCAGGCGCGCGGCCGCGGCAAGCCGCTTGCCAACGTCTGACCGCACAGGATCGCCAGCGCCGGCGCCAGCAGCAGCGCGTACTGGATCTGCTTGTTGGTGTTGAGGCTCAGGACCACGAAGGTCACCAGCAGCCAGATCAGCACATAGCCCTGCAGGGCATCGCTCGGCCAGCGCCGGTAACGCCAGGCCAGGACCGGCAGCAGCGCCGACCACGGCGCGAAGTACAGAAACACCCGCGGCAGGTAGTACCAGGGCGGGCCGGGGTGGTCGCCGTGCAGATAGGTCTCGCTGATTTCGCGACCGAGGATGGCGGCCGTCGCCTCCGGGTGGTGCCGCCACAGCCACAGATACCAGGCGCCGCCGACGATGATCAGCAGCGCCACGCCCGGCGGCCAGATCAGCGTCCGCAGGCGCGTCCAGTGCCGGTTCAGGCCACACCACACGAGGCCCGCGAGCAGCGGCAACACGGCCGGCGGCAGACCCTTGGCCAGCGTACCGCCGGTGATGGCGGCCCACAGCACGGCCCGGCTGCCGGGCGCCGGGCGCGCCTCGCGTATCGCGGCCCAGGCGGCAAACGCGCCCAGGCTCACGAACAGCAGCAGCAGCGGATCGGTCTCGCCGGTATGGAAAAAACGCAGCGTGATGTGGCTGGAGGCCAGCACCGCCAGCGCGCCCAGCGCCGCCGGCTCGCCGAACTGGCGCCGCGTCCAGGCGGTCACCAGCAGCATCACACCGATCGCCGCCAAGGCCGCCGGCAGGCGGGCGGAGAACTCGTCCACGCGGCCGAGCAGGCGGTAACTGGCGGCGGTCAGCCAGTAGGCCAGCGGCGGCTTCTGGAAACGCAGCTCGCCGTTGAAGCGCGGCGTCAGGTAATCGCCGCTGGCGAGCATCTCGCGCGCCGTCTCGGCCACGCGCAGCTCCTGGCTGCGGCTGATCGGTAGCGCGCCCAGTTGCCACAGGCAGCTGAGCGCCGCCAGCAGCAGCGCGATGGCGGCCGTCCGCCAGCCCGGATCAGTCACCACACAGGTGTTCCTCGGACAGATCGGACGCCAGCAACCTGACCGGCCACAGGCGCAGCGCGCCGCCCCGATAGGGCTGGGCATGAACGCCCGGCGGGGCGGCTTGCCAGCGTTCACACGGATAGACCACGTAACCGTCCCTGTGGGCAGCCGCCCAGGCGGGCAGTTGTTCGTCATGCAGGATGGTGAGCGGTTGGCGCAGGCGACCGAGGAACTGGAACTGGGCGTGGTATTTGCCGACGTGGGCGACCGGTGCGCCGTGCGCCTGCGCGGCGGCGATCCGTTCGGCGAATGCCGTCAGTCGGTAACGGGGAGCCAGTGCCTGCATGGCGCCAGCATAGAAGATGCCGAAACCCAGCGCGAAGACGAGGCCGGTGCGGTAGCTCGCGGTTATGGGATCGCTGCGCTGCGGCCAGCCGATCAGTGCCGCCGCGAGCAACAGCGCGACCGGCACATAGGAAGGAACGTGCCCCATCCATTCCTGTGTCGGGCGAGACCCTTGCAGGTGCGGTAGCACCAGCACGGCCAGGCCGCACACGGCCAGCAGCAGTGCCAGCGGCAGGCCGCTGCGCCGCGTGGTGGGCGTTTCGAGGTCGGCGAGCGCGCGCGCGGCGAGGACCGCCGCCGGCGCCAGCAGCGGCAGCAGGTAATGCGCCTGCTTGCCGCTGATGAGGCAAAAGATCAGCAGCGCGGGCAGCGTCGCGGTCAGGCAAAAGCGCACGCCGGCGTCGCCCGCGCCGCGCAGGCGGGCCAGTCCCCGGTACAGCGGCGGCCACAAGGTCCACGGCAGCGGCAGCGCCGGCAGCAGTTGCAGATACCACCACCAGGGCCGGCGGTGCGAGTAGCTGTGCACCAGCCGGTCGCTGGTCTGGTGGATGCCGATGGCAGCGCCGTAGCTGGCGCCGGCGCGACCGATCGCCGGCCACAGCCAGGCGGCGAGGATGGCCGCACCACCCAGCAGGCCCAGCAGCAGGCCGCCGTACCAGCGCCGCCACTGTCCGGTTTCGTTGCGACCGGCCCACCACCACGGCGCCAGCAGGGCCGCCGGCAGCGTGTGCAGCAGGATTACCGGGCCCTTGGTCAGCAGCCCGCCGCCGATGCCGAGCGCAAACCAGGCCCAGCGTCCGCGCCCCAGCGGCGGCGCAACCAGGGCGTTCAGGCACAGCAGGCTGAACACCGACAGCAGCGTGTCGAACATCACGGCGCCCGTGAACACCTGCCACAGCAGAGCGCTGGCCAGC is a genomic window of Immundisolibacter sp. containing:
- a CDS encoding glycosyltransferase family 39 protein, translating into MVTDPGWRTAAIALLLAALSCLWQLGALPISRSQELRVAETAREMLASGDYLTPRFNGELRFQKPPLAYWLTAASYRLLGRVDEFSARLPAALAAIGVMLLVTAWTRRQFGEPAALGALAVLASSHITLRFFHTGETDPLLLLFVSLGAFAAWAAIREARPAPGSRAVLWAAITGGTLAKGLPPAVLPLLAGLVWCGLNRHWTRLRTLIWPPGVALLIIVGGAWYLWLWRHHPEATAAILGREISETYLHGDHPGPPWYYLPRVFLYFAPWSALLPVLAWRYRRWPSDALQGYVLIWLLVTFVVLSLNTNKQIQYALLLAPALAILCGQTLASGLPRPRAWQAAAYGFAALLLAAGGYFAWLLGARYLLAPLLAGVALLWLGRRQAMTGALLLAVVMTGAFRLGEAYGLSRHADTAAQLRAAGQAARGRAPLLALGLREVELAFYAQALVPTVEPGDLAAHLPARGTLYLFAPGERFDPPPGWQAEALLIQPKLSLWRLNRP
- the gnd gene encoding phosphogluconate dehydrogenase (NAD(+)-dependent, decarboxylating), whose translation is MQIGMIGLGRMGANMVRRLLAGGHQCVVFDRNPAAAQELVALGAVAASSLAGLVEKLTLPRTVWIMLPAGAVEETVTALASLLTAGDCIVDGGNSPFEAAIRRAQALRSADIDFVDAGVSGGVWGLERGYCLMLGGPAAAVDRLKPLLETLAPGRSGIAPKVEATGSAADGYLHCGPSGAGHFVKMVHNGIEYGLMAAYAEGFNLLQHAGAGLAPDASTEHAERYRYRFDLPAIAELWRRGSVVGSWLLDLTAAALGDDPGLQGFEGRVADSGEGRWTLKAGIDTAVPMPVISAALYGRFDSRGEADFADRLLSAMRWQFGGHQEK
- a CDS encoding glycosyltransferase family 39 protein; the protein is MAAEPTLITQPARRYGATVALLALAVLLWRLGALPLLSENEGRRAAVIQTMHASGDWLVPRLNDAVYVDKPPLHYWLGLAVAHLRGAADAWAVRLPSALAALALLAGLHGAVRRQTPTASWAAAFAVLALLCNVGFSMFARRAEIDMLFAALAGGAWLAASHWLLSDRRRHWLDLAYALLGLALLTKGPVALLFFPAPLLGHYLFHRQRAALDALGHWRGWALALLIALPWYALVTAKLGAAVWAPVAATDLAGKAYGMAFDPPWNYLLWLLGDFAPLSLIVLATPRASWRVWRATPAGRLHLSGLLLPLLVLSLLANKHAKYLLPAYPAAAVLIGVRLADFAAVSRRRWQVIALGGLLLTVGWAGYYAFGEARLYRYRYTGLGELAAALRASPGPVLSLAPVDARLLYYYGAPIPVVDAAGLRAQAAHGPVRLVMEDARLPALPEGIERCASERFTPYLKRRRSAQILTLAADCSTPTADRAP
- a CDS encoding glycosyltransferase family 39 protein → MSGSQPCAPGWASGAWPALALALLTGLLWLWCRPLLPIDETRYLSVAWEMWLRGDFIVPYKNGAVYVDKPPLLFWLMQAGWALLGVNEWWPRLAPTLAAMAGLLLTARLAAHLWPQQPKAARLAPWLLASALLWQVFTGAVMFDTLLSVFSLLCLNALVAPPLGRGRWAWFALGIGGGLLTKGPVILLHTLPAALLAPWWWAGRNETGQWRRWYGGLLLGLLGGAAILAAWLWPAIGRAGASYGAAIGIHQTSDRLVHSYSHRRPWWWYLQLLPALPLPWTLWPPLYRGLARLRGAGDAGVRFCLTATLPALLIFCLISGKQAHYLLPLLAPAAVLAARALADLETPTTRRSGLPLALLLAVCGLAVLVLPHLQGSRPTQEWMGHVPSYVPVALLLAAALIGWPQRSDPITASYRTGLVFALGFGIFYAGAMQALAPRYRLTAFAERIAAAQAHGAPVAHVGKYHAQFQFLGRLRQPLTILHDEQLPAWAAAHRDGYVVYPCERWQAAPPGVHAQPYRGGALRLWPVRLLASDLSEEHLCGD